In Methanomicrobium antiquum, one DNA window encodes the following:
- the cas8g1 gene encoding type I-G CRISPR-associated protein Cas8g1/Csx17, producing the protein MTDLALKGCTYEPMSAYLSALAVLRLVSEQKDPDAKGWWDDLGVFHLDSCLDEEGLVNFFLEEYRPTPIVSPWNGGSGFNDGDNVDSLNAIIKDDSERLSSYRETIKTIRSFPEIPNTDVPLRELITIFRNETNEKKGKTKDDFLELLERTERSISEIPYLTSDDEILKHTIPELEERAKTSKKSSDKEKKQSDAIKILLREVKKIRTNVKTLLKKKSSGKEDIISASRDRLNDQVAEWIDASTLIAPDGTAVYPPILGTGGNDGRFEFSNNFMSCIVNLLIEQPEYSKTLLMNAIFDEKTDCLQNISIGQYDPSRTGGFNQGNGIENKDEFKANPWAFILTFEGTIPWASSVVKSKNLKTRGDSLLRSPFTVRSVQVGYNSSAENEKSRAEIWAPVWKNPTKYRELKSFLSEGRANIGRNMAANSIEFAEAVRSLSVDRGISDFVRYNLLERRGNNYLALPTGVFNVHYKEESSLIRELNPLLSSVDFVLRGDNIPASLKSARRKIDEKIYDSLLYGGKTNVKALISAIGQFEKLLSRSGSTSEPIIRRPISGLSPRWIEFADDGSLEVRIAAAIASIRSTGGVGPIRANLSPVDPKRPYLWSTGKGQFAWEGNSIYARLSSVLSRRMMDAERLGVNHNPLWGAIHLSAKDINAFIEGHVDESLVENLLFGFSWINWNKKDDLAELNKTLFEKEKNRNDKENSGVISRPYALLKLLFMPDGIKKADVRVIIKPESSIIPLLRAGRIKDACTIADRRLRTKDFIPVTSSFPDGGNGLQISAALLIPVRDEWRLKKLVLREEQDKN; encoded by the coding sequence ATGACTGATTTGGCACTGAAGGGCTGTACTTATGAGCCGATGTCGGCTTATTTGTCTGCTCTTGCTGTACTAAGGCTCGTTAGCGAACAAAAAGATCCCGATGCAAAAGGCTGGTGGGACGATCTTGGTGTTTTTCATCTTGATTCCTGTCTTGATGAAGAAGGTTTAGTAAATTTCTTCCTTGAGGAATACCGGCCGACTCCTATTGTTTCGCCGTGGAATGGTGGATCAGGATTTAATGACGGGGACAATGTAGATAGTTTAAATGCGATAATTAAGGACGATTCCGAGCGTTTATCTTCATATCGTGAAACCATCAAAACAATTCGTTCATTCCCTGAGATACCCAATACCGATGTTCCACTGAGAGAATTAATTACTATTTTCCGTAATGAAACTAACGAGAAGAAGGGGAAAACCAAAGATGATTTTCTGGAACTTTTGGAGAGAACAGAAAGATCGATTTCTGAAATTCCTTATCTTACTTCTGATGATGAAATTTTAAAACACACTATCCCGGAGCTTGAAGAGAGGGCAAAAACATCAAAAAAGTCTTCAGATAAAGAGAAAAAGCAATCGGATGCCATAAAAATTCTTTTAAGGGAAGTCAAGAAGATCAGAACTAACGTAAAAACTCTCTTGAAAAAGAAAAGTTCAGGGAAGGAGGATATTATTTCTGCCAGCAGGGATCGTTTGAATGATCAGGTGGCTGAATGGATAGATGCATCAACTTTAATTGCTCCAGATGGTACTGCAGTATATCCTCCTATTCTTGGAACAGGTGGAAATGATGGAAGATTTGAATTTTCGAATAATTTTATGAGCTGTATTGTAAACCTGCTTATTGAACAGCCCGAGTATTCTAAAACCCTTTTGATGAATGCAATCTTTGATGAAAAGACAGATTGTCTTCAAAATATATCTATTGGACAGTATGATCCAAGCCGGACCGGCGGATTTAATCAGGGAAATGGAATAGAGAATAAAGATGAATTTAAAGCCAATCCCTGGGCTTTTATTCTCACTTTTGAGGGGACAATTCCCTGGGCAAGTTCTGTAGTTAAGAGTAAGAATTTGAAAACCAGAGGAGATTCTCTTCTCAGAAGTCCTTTCACTGTCCGGTCTGTTCAGGTAGGTTACAATTCATCTGCTGAAAATGAGAAATCACGTGCTGAAATCTGGGCACCAGTATGGAAAAATCCTACTAAATACAGGGAGTTAAAGTCTTTTTTGAGTGAAGGGCGGGCAAATATCGGTAGAAACATGGCAGCGAACAGTATTGAATTTGCAGAGGCTGTCCGTTCTTTAAGTGTTGACAGGGGAATTTCGGATTTCGTAAGGTACAATCTCCTTGAAAGAAGAGGTAATAACTACCTTGCTCTTCCTACGGGTGTCTTCAATGTTCATTATAAAGAAGAAAGTTCTCTGATTCGGGAATTAAATCCGTTATTGTCTTCGGTGGATTTTGTACTCCGGGGAGATAATATTCCTGCAAGCTTAAAATCCGCAAGGAGGAAAATTGATGAAAAGATCTATGATAGTTTACTTTATGGGGGTAAAACGAATGTAAAAGCTCTTATCTCAGCAATCGGACAATTTGAAAAACTTTTATCCCGGTCAGGGAGTACGTCAGAACCCATAATCAGAAGACCAATATCAGGCCTTTCTCCCCGGTGGATTGAGTTTGCCGATGACGGCAGTCTTGAGGTTAGAATTGCAGCGGCAATTGCCTCAATAAGATCTACCGGGGGTGTAGGTCCAATCAGGGCTAATCTTTCCCCGGTAGACCCTAAAAGACCTTACCTGTGGAGTACAGGAAAAGGACAGTTTGCATGGGAAGGAAACTCCATTTATGCAAGACTAAGTTCCGTCCTCTCCAGAAGGATGATGGATGCAGAAAGGCTGGGAGTAAACCATAACCCTCTTTGGGGTGCAATCCATCTTTCAGCTAAAGACATAAATGCGTTCATTGAAGGGCATGTCGATGAATCACTTGTCGAAAATCTTCTTTTTGGATTCAGCTGGATTAACTGGAATAAAAAGGATGATCTAGCCGAATTGAATAAAACTCTTTTTGAAAAGGAGAAGAATAGAAATGATAAAGAAAATTCAGGTGTGATTTCAAGACCTTATGCTTTGCTTAAGCTGTTATTCATGCCTGATGGCATAAAAAAAGCCGATGTTCGGGTTATCATTAAACCTGAATCATCGATAATTCCACTCCTTCGTGCAGGACGGATAAAGGATGCCTGCACAATTGCCGATCGAAGACTTCGAACAAAGGATTTCATACCTGTTACCTCATCTTTTCCTGATGGAGGCAATGGTTTGCAAATTTCTGCCGCCCTTCTGATCCCTGTAAGAGATGAATGGCGGCTTAAGAAGTTAGTACTGAGAGAAGAACAAGACAAAAATTAA
- the cas7g gene encoding type I-G CRISPR-associated RAMP protein Csb1/Cas7g, with product MTEINIDFEKLAKTPRLLIEAELKPIQGERFQPTGFPDLGAAVYERPDGKRMILVESAQSVANRLEATILDESGIGIANEFTGIPYICVNLEGQIDGGDYSTRTTSLIEAHRINSPFIISNEDFKNGFKNRANYEKGKPLDWKKIAAAFLYYDPNSLIHGAFMANLEDGRVKVQRALTGFIEAEGINEVASGGVKNNPLDPTGKIRAENYDKDVYGNVPYHRMEYTADRIVAYFNFDISLLEGYGLPNEAKELLIALGLYKVRKLLNQGLRLRTACDFVVMDDIRVTNPDGFVIPVEDSLLKIVQEKIQACASKGLFAQPAVTELKAEVKKKDKKSKDEEDETN from the coding sequence ATGACAGAAATAAATATTGATTTTGAAAAGCTTGCAAAGACTCCAAGATTATTAATCGAAGCGGAATTGAAACCTATTCAGGGCGAGAGATTTCAGCCCACCGGATTTCCGGATCTGGGAGCGGCAGTTTACGAAAGACCTGACGGGAAGCGTATGATTCTTGTCGAATCGGCTCAGTCGGTTGCAAACCGTCTTGAAGCGACAATTCTTGATGAATCCGGAATTGGTATTGCAAATGAATTCACAGGTATTCCATATATTTGTGTGAATCTTGAAGGACAGATAGATGGCGGCGATTATTCTACCAGGACTACTTCACTGATTGAAGCTCACAGAATCAACTCGCCGTTCATTATCAGTAATGAAGATTTTAAAAATGGCTTTAAGAACAGAGCCAATTATGAAAAAGGAAAACCTCTTGACTGGAAAAAGATTGCAGCGGCATTTTTGTATTATGATCCAAATTCCCTTATTCATGGTGCATTTATGGCAAACCTTGAGGATGGAAGGGTCAAAGTTCAAAGGGCCCTGACTGGCTTTATTGAAGCTGAAGGAATAAATGAAGTCGCTTCCGGAGGTGTAAAGAATAATCCTCTTGATCCAACCGGCAAGATTAGGGCAGAGAATTATGACAAAGATGTCTATGGGAATGTCCCATATCACCGGATGGAATATACAGCAGACCGTATTGTTGCCTACTTCAATTTTGACATTTCATTGCTTGAAGGGTATGGTCTTCCAAATGAAGCAAAAGAACTTCTTATTGCCCTTGGACTTTACAAAGTCCGAAAACTGTTAAACCAAGGACTAAGGCTGAGAACTGCATGTGATTTTGTTGTCATGGATGATATCAGAGTAACAAATCCTGACGGTTTTGTGATTCCTGTTGAAGATTCACTTTTAAAGATCGTTCAGGAAAAAATTCAGGCATGTGCCTCTAAAGGTTTGTTTGCACAACCGGCAGTGACTGAATTAAAAGCAGAAGTCAAGAAGAAAGATAAAAAATCAAAAGATGAAGAAGATGAAACTAACTGA
- the csb2 gene encoding type I-G CRISPR-associated protein Csb2, with amino-acid sequence MLAIEVKFLTGRFHATPWGRNVNEGVLEWPPSPYRLIRALYDVWKRKFPYWPEGRVESILCELAREPPLFELPEANASHTRSYLSQNKEDITKKQMVFDAFVVMQEDSAVKMMWPNSHLSDDKLKDLDCLLSHLNYFGRSESWVEARIIPETNGTKWNCAPDYCENPVKNLEPVKVACPVTLDDYMENPYIAKAVIKKDKDREYSWMDSFTVTTSDMLDSGLNVPPGLKFITYLRRNDCFKISKPATSNYARTGYTAVIYALDSKVHPSVKETIELSERVHRKIMGVYKRVVNDPDKKSTIFSGRDGDGRPLRNHQHTYICPIDKDNDGWLDHLVIISKTPFNPEEQITLDRLNKTWQPDGKPDIFFVPLKWGDYKDILDENSGTRFRSSTPFVPPRHYRKGRGDFMEWIAGEVKKEAEYHGLPVPVEVKPVENLSLKNGRSLRWLEFRRSRKGESRKMGYGFEIVFPEPVSQPIALGYGAHFGLGQFVSVKY; translated from the coding sequence ATGCTTGCTATTGAAGTAAAGTTTCTTACCGGACGTTTCCATGCAACTCCCTGGGGGAGGAATGTAAACGAAGGAGTTCTCGAGTGGCCCCCTTCACCTTACAGGCTCATTCGTGCTCTCTATGATGTCTGGAAACGCAAATTCCCATATTGGCCTGAGGGTCGCGTTGAGTCAATCCTTTGTGAACTTGCCCGTGAACCTCCATTATTTGAGCTTCCTGAAGCTAATGCCTCTCATACACGCTCTTATCTTAGCCAAAATAAAGAGGACATCACAAAGAAGCAAATGGTTTTTGATGCATTTGTAGTAATGCAGGAGGATTCGGCTGTAAAGATGATGTGGCCGAACTCACATCTTTCAGATGACAAATTAAAAGATCTCGATTGTTTGCTTTCTCATCTTAATTACTTTGGGAGATCCGAGTCATGGGTTGAGGCGAGAATAATTCCTGAAACAAATGGGACAAAATGGAATTGTGCCCCTGATTATTGTGAAAATCCTGTAAAAAATCTTGAGCCTGTAAAGGTTGCGTGTCCCGTTACTTTGGATGATTACATGGAAAATCCATATATTGCCAAAGCAGTGATAAAAAAGGATAAAGACCGGGAATACAGCTGGATGGATTCATTTACAGTTACAACCTCAGATATGCTCGATTCAGGTCTGAATGTTCCTCCGGGACTTAAGTTTATTACATATCTGCGAAGAAATGACTGTTTTAAGATCTCAAAACCAGCCACTTCAAATTACGCCCGGACTGGCTATACCGCAGTTATCTATGCCCTTGATTCAAAGGTTCATCCATCTGTAAAAGAGACTATTGAGCTGTCAGAACGTGTTCATCGAAAAATCATGGGTGTTTATAAAAGAGTTGTCAATGACCCTGATAAGAAATCCACGATTTTTAGCGGAAGAGATGGAGATGGAAGACCTCTTAGGAATCATCAACATACCTACATTTGTCCAATTGACAAAGATAATGATGGCTGGCTTGATCATCTTGTTATAATCTCAAAGACTCCATTTAATCCTGAAGAGCAAATCACCCTCGATCGTCTGAATAAAACATGGCAGCCTGACGGAAAACCGGATATCTTTTTTGTTCCTCTGAAATGGGGTGATTACAAAGACATTCTTGATGAAAACTCCGGAACAAGATTTAGAAGTTCAACACCTTTTGTTCCGCCAAGGCATTACAGGAAGGGAAGGGGGGATTTCATGGAATGGATTGCAGGTGAGGTTAAGAAGGAGGCAGAATATCATGGTCTTCCTGTACCTGTAGAGGTAAAGCCGGTTGAGAATTTGTCCTTGAAGAATGGCAGATCTCTTCGGTGGCTTGAGTTCCGCAGGAGCAGAAAAGGGGAGAGCAGAAAGATGGGATATGGATTTGAGATAGTCTTTCCTGAACCTGTATCACAACCGATTGCTCTTGGATATGGTGCACATTTTGGACTCGGACAGTTTGTTTCGGTAAAATATTAG